In Gemmobacter sp. 24YEA27, a genomic segment contains:
- a CDS encoding cytochrome c-type biogenesis protein produces MRLKAFFIAALLLVAGPVLAVQPDEILQDPGLETRARMISREIRCPVCQGETIDDSTAPISRDLRLIIRERLLAGDSNDEVIDFVVERYGEFVLFKPRASGWNWVLWLSGPVALLAAGGGIWLTRRHRQAAPPGPPAPLSAEEEARLAEILKD; encoded by the coding sequence ATGAGGCTTAAGGCGTTTTTTATCGCGGCGCTGTTGCTCGTGGCAGGGCCGGTTCTGGCAGTACAGCCTGATGAGATCCTCCAGGATCCGGGCCTTGAAACCCGGGCCCGCATGATCAGTCGCGAGATCCGCTGCCCGGTCTGCCAGGGCGAGACCATTGACGATTCCACGGCGCCGATCAGCCGCGATCTGCGGCTGATCATCCGCGAACGCCTGCTGGCGGGCGACAGCAATGACGAGGTCATCGACTTCGTGGTGGAGCGCTATGGCGAATTCGTGCTGTTCAAGCCGCGCGCCTCAGGCTGGAACTGGGTTCTGTGGCTGTCGGGGCCGGTGGCGCTGCTGGCTGCGGGGGGCGGGATCTGGCTGACGCGCCGCCACCGCCAGGCTGCGCCGCCCGGTCCGCCAGCGCCGCTGAGCGCCGAAGAAGAGGCGCGTCTGGCCGAGATTCTGAAGGACTGA